A window from Pirellulales bacterium encodes these proteins:
- a CDS encoding tetratricopeptide repeat protein: MVIVVLTVFTASILSPTSLMTGVAFERGQRAEQQGDYATAVSEYKKVLERFPDSTVATARLGIAYAEAGNDAEAMQQLGKLGGRKTSPKLAEEVHYAMDQIYTRIETNARRSKPAADSDSGDSR; encoded by the coding sequence ATGGTGATCGTGGTTTTGACGGTGTTTACAGCGTCGATCTTATCGCCGACGTCGCTCATGACCGGCGTGGCTTTCGAGCGCGGTCAGCGGGCCGAGCAGCAGGGAGACTACGCCACGGCCGTCAGCGAATACAAAAAGGTTCTCGAACGATTTCCCGATTCGACCGTCGCCACCGCCCGGCTCGGGATCGCCTATGCCGAGGCCGGGAACGATGCCGAAGCGATGCAGCAACTCGGCAAACTCGGCGGCCGCAAAACGTCGCCAAAGCTGGCCGAGGAAGTGCATTACGCCATGGATCAGATCTACACTCGAATCGAAACGAATGCCCGGCGTTCAAAACCGGCAGCCGACAGCGACAGCGGAGACTCACGATGA
- a CDS encoding metalloprotease family protein produces the protein MIIIPGQLIALLTFPGVIVHEIAHQLFCRWFGVAVFDVCYFRFGNPVGYVVHEPPRTFKQSFFISVGPLFVNTFLGAMIAFPAMIPVGQFEAGTPLDYVIIWLGVSIAMHAFPSTGDAMSLWRAAKEFHGGFLAKIIAAPVVGMIYLCALGRIFWLDAIFGVAVCWAIPTLLVYALS, from the coding sequence ATGATTATCATCCCTGGGCAACTGATCGCACTGCTGACGTTTCCGGGCGTGATCGTGCATGAAATTGCGCATCAACTGTTTTGCCGTTGGTTCGGCGTGGCCGTATTCGACGTGTGCTATTTTCGCTTCGGCAATCCGGTGGGCTATGTGGTCCATGAGCCGCCGCGCACATTCAAACAAAGCTTTTTCATTTCCGTCGGACCGCTGTTCGTCAACACTTTTTTGGGCGCGATGATCGCTTTTCCGGCGATGATTCCCGTCGGGCAGTTCGAAGCCGGAACGCCGCTCGACTATGTGATTATCTGGCTTGGCGTTTCGATCGCGATGCATGCTTTTCCAAGCACCGGCGATGCCATGTCGCTATGGCGGGCGGCCAAGGAGTTTCATGGCGGATTCTTGGCGAAAATCATCGCGGCGCCGGTTGTCGGCATGATTTACCTGTGCGCCCTCGGCCGAATCTTCTGGCTCGACGCGATTTTCGGCGTCGCCGTCTGCTGGGCAATCCCGACGCTGCTCGTCTATGCGCTTTCGTGA